A segment of the bacterium genome:
GCGCCGCGATGCGGCCGTCTTCGGCGCAGCGGCGCAGGAACGCGTGCAGCGCCGCCAGCATCGCCGCCCGGTCGCCGCCGTCGCAGGGCACGCCCCAGTCGGCGAGCGCCTGCCGCAACAGCGCCGCAAAGCCGAGGCTGGGGTTGGCGAGGTAGGCGGCGGCGATCGCCGGCTCGGCGTCGCGCAGCAGGGCGTAGAGCAGCGTCGTCTTGCCGGTGCCCACCTCGCCGATCAGGGTCGCCAGGCCGCGCCGGCTCGCCAGCGCGATGCGCAGGCCGGCCAGCGCCTCGGCGTGCGCCGGGCTGGGATAGAGGAAGGCCGGATCCGGCGACAGCGAGAAGGGATCGGCGGTGAGCCCGAAATGCGCCTCGTACATGCGCCCCTCCCTCACGCCGGCACGCGGCCGAGCACCGGCAGGCCGCTCGCCGCCTCGGCGTCGCGCGGGCCGCGGATGGTGGGATCGAGCAGCTCGAGCAGCAGCGCGGCGGCGACGGCGAGGCCGAGGCTCAGGATGCCGGCGAGCACGACGAGCAACAGCCCGTGCGACCGCGCCGGCCGATCGGGCACGACCGCCGGCTCGACCACCGCCAGGTTGACGAGGTGCGAGGCGTCGAGGGCGCTGCCGAGGCGCGCCTGCTCCTGCTTGCGGGTGTACGTGAGGAAGGCCTCGTTCGCCGCCGCCAGCTCCTGGTCGAGGCGGCTGTTCTCCGCCGCCACCTGATCGAGGCGGTCGAGCGCCGCCCGGGCCGAGGCGATCTGCGCCCGCAGCGCCTCGGCATGCGCCTGCCGCGCCGCCGCGTCCACCGTCGCCTGCGCCAGGTCGCCGTCGAGCTGCTGATAGGTCGGGTTCATCGTCGTCGTCGTCTCGGCGATCGTCGCCTGCTCGCGGGCGAGGAGCCGGCGCGCCGCGGCGAGCTCGCGCTCCACGTCCTGCACGCGGCTGCTGGTCGGCGCGTAGCGCGACAGCAGCTCGTCGCGCTCCATCTCCTTCTCCAGGACGCGCGGCTTGATGAACTGCACCGCCTGGTTCTGCGCCTGGCGCACCTCCTTGGAGACGGTCTGCGGATGCCGCCGGATCTCGCGCTGCAGGCTGGCCACCCGCGCCGAGGCGCTGGCCAGCCCGGCCTCGGCGTCCTCCAGGCCGACGCCGAGCTCGATCAGGCGGGCGCGGAGCTGGGCTCGCTGATCGGGCACCGCGTCGAGCCCCTCGCGGACGAAGAACGCCCGCTTCGCCTGCTCCGCCGCCTGCACGCGCGCCGTCAGCAGGCCGCGCTGCTCGGCGAAGAACGACGACGCCCGCTCCTGCTGGCTCGCCGCCCCCTGCTGGCTCAGGGCGGCGTCGACCAGGCCGTTGACGAACGCCGCCGCCCACGCCGGGTCGACGCCGCGCTGGCGATAGGCGACGTCGATCAGGTTCGTCTTCTTGCGCACCGCCACCGCCAGGTGCTCGGCGACGTCGTCGGTCCACTGGTCGAGCGGGCTCGGCGCCGGTACGCCGTGCAGCAGGCGGTGCAGGGCGCGCGCCAGCTCGCGCGGCGCGCCGAGCAGCCGCGACAGCAGCCCGCGCGGCGGCATCTGGTCGAGCTGCGGTTCGAGCACGCGGCGGATGAGCAGCGGGCTCTGCAGCAGCTCGGCCTGCGAGTTGAGATCCTCCTCGGCCACCCGGTCGATCAGCGGCATCGCCTCGGCGTCGGGCGAGATCGACCGCGAGCGGGCGGCCGTGACCAGCAGGGTCGCGGTGGACTCGTAGGTCGGCGCCATCGCCAGCGCCAGCGCCGCCATCAGCAGCACGCCGCCGACGCCGACGCGCAGGATCAGCGCGCGGCGGCGGCGCAGGCCGTCGATCAGGTCGCTCCAGGTGAGCAGCTCGAGCTCGCGCACGTCGGCCTCCTCAGAAGGGCGTGATCCCGATGCCCAGACTGTTCACCGGGATGTTGTTGCGGATGTACTGCTCGACGAGGACGTTGATGTTGGCGATCTGCGTCTTCGGCACGTAGATCTGGTCGAGCGCCTGCAGCGTCACGTCGTCCTGCGGCTGCTGGCCGGATTCCACCGCCTCCAGGTCGACGGCGTGGCCGCTCACCGTGCCGTCGCCGTGGTGGCGGATGACGATCACCTGGGCGCGATTGGCGGTCTTGAGGAAGCCGCCGGCGTGGTGGATCGCCTGCGACAGCGTCAGCCCGTGCAGCAGCGGCTGCACCCCCGGCTGCGCCACCTCGCCGGCGACCGACACCCGGTGCCGGGTGAAGGTGCGGACGCCGACCGTGACCTGCGGATGCGCGAGCTCCCCGGCGTAGGCCTGCGCGAGCTGCGCGGCGAGCGCCGCCGGCGTCAGTCCGGCGGCCGCGACCTCGCCGACCAGTTGCGGCGCGATCATGCCGTCCGGCCGCACCACCAGGGCGTCCTCGTTGAGCTCGGGGTTGCGCGCGAAGCGCAGCGTCAACGTGTCGCCGGGTTCGATCACGTACGGCCCGGCGGGCTCCGGCGGCGGCAGCGGCGCCGCCGGCGGCGCGCTCGCGCAGCCGCCGAGCAGGCCCACGAGCACGGCGACGCGCGCGGCGCGGCGCAGCGGGCGCGGCGCGGCGCCGCGCGGCCAACGAATGATCGTCATCACAGCCTCCTGACCCAGCGCTCCGGCAGCTCGACCGACGTCTGGCGTTGCAGCAGCTCCATCAGCACCCGCACCCGGTCGCCGGCGGCGAGCCGCTCGGTGACCACCGCGGTGAGGCCGCGGAACGGACCGTCGACGATGCGCACCGCGGCGCCGCCGCTCGGCTCGCCGCAGCGGATGACGCCGTCCGCGCCCTCGCGCGTCTGCAGGAAGGCGACGACCTCGTCCCGCACCGGAACCGGCTCGCCGCCGAAGGCGACGAACGCCTTGACCCCGTTGCTGCGCAGCACCTGGTGCCCCTGCTCACCGAAGGCGACCCGCACGAAGAGATAGCCGGGGAAGAGCGGCGCCACCGCCGACCCGACGGCGGGCCGCGGCCACTGCCGCACGCGCGGCAGGTAGCTGGTGATGCCGCGGTCGGCGAGCACCGCGCGCGCCACCAGCTCGCGATGCCGCTGCGTCTCCACCACGTACCACGCCGCCGCCATCACGCGCCCCGCCTCGCGGATGCCGATGGCGACCGGAGCCACAGCTCCGCCCGACGAGCCGGACTCCCCTTCCGGCCGCCGGGGAACGTCCGTACGCGCCCCTGCCGCTCCCGCTGCAATGCTTCCGCCGGCGTGAAGCCCGCTCCACGCCTGCTCCCAATCCGCTCCGCCCCGCGGCGGAACGCCTCGCCCCGCTGCCGCCCCGCGCGTCACGCGCGCGGCGGCGATCGGCGATCAGCGCCGATCGTCTCGCCTCACCTCCGCCTCATGCCCCGCGTCGTTGCCACTCCCGTACCAGCGCGACCGCCCCCGCGATCGCGCATCGGATCACGCACGCCGCTCGCGTGCGGAGGGCCGCCTGCCCGAAAGTTGCCCAGTGCTGATGCTGTCGTGGGCAGCCGGCACTCTCGCGTCCATGATTCACCTGCATCGCTGCATGTTACGTTTGCTGCGCTCGCCGTCTCGACAGCGTCAGAGATGACCGATTGCGCCATGGTTGCTGCACTCGTTCACAAATTATCTTCGCTGACAAGATACAATTTGCATGTAATTTCATCCTGCCGCGCATCATACATGCACGGTGCCGCAGCAATGTGGCGTCTCGCGCGCGCTGCCATGGCGCGACGCACCGCATCGCGGCGGCGCGCGCCGCCGCACGCGACGGATTGCGGCGTCGCGTCTCGCGCGCTGCGCGCACTCGCGACGTTGGTCGCGCATGCCGCGCGGCGCGCGATGCCCTGCGCATCGACGCGGTGAATGCCCGCCATCGGCGCGGCCGATGACATCGACGCGACGCTGAGGCACGGCGGCGGCGCCGCGGCGCTGCGCGGACGTCCCCGCGCGGATGCTGTGCGATGCCCGCCGCCGGGGCACATCGCTTGCTCCCCTCCGCGGCGATGGCTGCCACCGCCTCCCTCGCCGCGCCGCGCGTCGCCGCGCCGCCCGCGCCCGACCTGCTCGCCGCCGCGCTGCAGGATCTGCCGGACGGCATCGCCCTGATCGAAAGCGCCGACGACCGCGTGGTCGCCGTCAATCGCGCCGTGCGCCAGCTCCTCGGCTACGAGCCGGCCTGGCTGGTGGGCCGTTCGCTCGGGCTGCTGCGGCCGCCGGGATCGCCGTCGGTGGCCGCCCGCGCCTGGCGCCACGGCCTGGTGGTGGAGGATTGCGAGCTGCGGCGCATCGACGGCTCGCGCTGCCCGATCCAGTTGCGGGCGCGGCCGACGACGGTCGACGGGCGCGAGCTCGTGCTGGTGACGCTGCGTGACATCCGCGAGCGCCGCCGCGCCGAGGAGCAGCACCGCAGCATCTTCGAGAACGCGATCGAGGGCATCTTCCAGACCACGCCGGACGGCCAGTATCTCACCGCCAATCCGGCGCTGGCGCGCATCTATGGATACGCCTCGCCGGCGGAGCTGATGGCGCACCTCACCGACATCGCCGAGCAGTTGTACGTCGACGCCGGGCGCCGCCGCGAGTTCCGCCGCCTGCTGGAGGAGCGCGACGCGGTGCAGAGCTTCGAATCCGAGGTGCGGCGCCGGGACGGAGCGGTGGTATGGATCTCCGAGAACGCGCGCGCCGTGCGCGACGCCGACGGCCGGCTGCGCCACTACGAGGGCACGGTCGTCGACATCACCGCCCGCAAGCACGCCGAAGCCGCCGAACGCGAGGAGGCGGCGGTCGCGGCGGCCCTGGTGCGCGTCGGCGAGGCGCTGATCGCCTCGATCAACTCGCCCGCCATCCTCGAACGCCTGTGCGAGGTCACGCTCGACGCCCTCGCGTGCGACTGGAGCCACACCCTGCTCTGGCTGGCGGCGCGCGACGCCTACGTGCCGGTCGCGGCCGCCGACCGCGAGGCGGGCGCCGCCCCGGCCGCGACGCCGGTGTCGCCGGCGGCGCTGGCGCCGCTGCTCGAGCGCCTCGCCCGCGACGAGGTGGTGGTGCTCGACGCCGCCGCCTGCGCGGCGCTGCCGGCGGCGCTGCGCCCCGGCGGACGGCCGTGCGGCGCGGCGATCTTCTTCCCGATCCGCCGCGGCGACGCCTGCGACGGCGTGCTGATGGCCGGCGGCCGCGAGCGCCGGCGGCCGTTCACCGCCGCGGACGTGCGGGTGGCGCGCGGCATCGCCCATCTGGCGGCGATCGCGCTCGCCCACGCGCGCGCCCTCGAGGAGCTGGCGCGCGCCAACCGCGTGAAGTCCGAGTTCGTCGCCACCATGTCGCACGAGCTGCGCACGCCGCTGAACATCATCCTCGGCTACACCGAGCTGCTGCGCGGCGGCAGCTTCGGCGACGTCACCGCGGAGCAGCGCGAGGTGCTGGCGCGGGTGGCGCGCAGCGGCGACGAGCTGCTGGAGCTGATCACCGCCACCCTGGACCTCAGCCGACTGGAATCGGGGCGGGCGACGCTCGATCTCGCCCCCGTGGACCTGCCGGCCCTGCTCGCCGCCGTCGCCGGCGAGGCGCGCGAGCTGCTGCGCGACAAGCCGGCGGTGGCGCTGCGCTGCGCGCTCGCCCCCGACCTGCCGCGGCTGCGCACCGACGCGGCGAAGTTGAAGGTGGTGGTGAAGAACCTGGTGAGCAACGCGGTGAAGTTCACCGAACGCGGAGCGGTGAGCCTCGGCGCGGCGCGGCGCGACGACGGCATCGAGGTGGTGGTCGCCGACACCGGCATCGGCATCGCCCCCGAGGCGCTGCCGATCATCTTCGAGGCCTTCCGCCAGGCGGACAGCTCGATGACCCGCCGCTACGGCGGCGTCGGCCTCGGCCTGCACGTCGTGCGCCGCCTCCTGTCGATGCTCGGCGGCGCGGTCAGCGTCGAGAGCGCGCCCGGCGCCGGTTCGACCTTCCGCGTCTGGCTGCCGACCGCCGGCCCGCCGGCGTGAGCCGTCGCCGCGCCGGACGCGCGGCTCGTCGCCGTCCGCCTTGCCCATTCGCACGGCAGCAGCGCGCGCCGTGGGCAGCGGCGCCGCTGACGCGATGCGGCATGAGCAACGCTTCACATCGGCGAGGCGTTGGCCTGCCGGTTGCTCATCATGCGGGGCAGATGTCCGTCAGCGCGTGAGTGCGAATGCCAATGGTCAGCAGTAGCGAGCGCGATGCGCCCGCGACGCGAGTGGGGGTGGCGGTGTCGGAAGGAGCCGGGAAACGCATGGACGCATTCGAGACCCTCACCGCCGCGATGCTCGCGCCGGCGCCGGCGGGCAACGGGTTGCCCGCCGCGGCGCTCCCCTATCCGGAGCTCGCCGCGGCGCTGGCGTGGAGCCTCGCCGGCGCGCTGCTGTGCAGCGCCGCGGCGTTGGCGACGCAGGTGGACGCCCTGCGCGCCTGGACCTTTCGACGTGTGCACGCGGTGCGTGCGGCCGCTCGGCGGCTGGCACCGCCGCGCCGCAGCAGAGCCGGCGGCAGCAACGGCCGTGTCCCCCCTCGGCCGGCCGCCGGCTCTCCCCCCCTCTGAGGTCGTCGGGCGGGCCGCCGCTGCTCAGTCCCAGACCGCCGGCCGGCGATCCTTCCACGGCCGCGCCTGCTCGAGTTGACCGGCGAGGCGCAGCAGCGTCGCCTCGTCGCCCAGCCGGGCGCTGAACATGACCCCGACCGGCAGGCCGTCGGCGGTCCAGTGCAGGGGCAGCGAGATCGCCGGCTGGCCGGTGGCGTTCTGCAGCGGGGTGAAGGGCACGTAGTCGATGATCGGCGCGAACGCCTTGAGCACGTCGCGCTCGTCGATGTCGATGGTGCCGAGGGCGATCGGCGGCGCGGCGAGCGTCGGCGCGAGCCAGGCGTCGTAGCGCTCGTGGAACTGGCCGACCGCTCGCCCGGTGATCTGCAGCATCGCCAGCGCCAGCAGGTACTGCGACCCGGTCACCTGCCGGCCCTGCTGATACAGCGACCAGGTGAGGCCCTCGAAGTCGGCCTCGCGGATCGCGCGCCCGGCCAGCATCGACACGGCCTCGATCTGCATCGCCAGGCCGGCGGTCCACAGCGCCATGAACGACTGCGAGAACTGGCCCGGATCGACCGGCGGCGCCGCCTCCTCGACGACGTGGCCGAGCTCCTCGCACAGCCGGGCGGTCGCCTCGACCGCGGCCACGCACTCGGGATGGATCGCGACGCCGCCGGGCGCCCGGGTGGCGAAGGCGAGGCGCAGTCGGCCGGGCGGCGTGCGCGCCTCCTCGGCGAACGGGCGCGCCGGCGGCGCCACCATGTAGGGATCGCCGGGCTCCGGTCCGGCGGTGCAGTCGAGCAGCGCCGCGGTGTCGCGCACGCTGCGGCTGACGACGTGCTCGGCGATCAGGCCGCTCATGATGTCGCCGAGCATCGGGCCGAGGGGATTGCGGGCGCGGCTCGGCTTGAGGCCGACCAGGCCGCAGCACGAGGCCGGGATGCGGATCGAGCCGCCGCCGTCGTTGGCGTGCGCCAGCGGCACGATGCCGGCGGCGACCGCCGCCGCCGAGCCGCCGCTCGAGCCGCCGGTCGAGTGGCGGGGGTTCCACGGATTGCGCGCCGGACCGTAGAGCGCCGATTCGGTCGTCGGCAGCAGGCCGAACTCCGGCACGTTGGTCTTGCCGAGCGGCACCAGGCCGGCGGCGCGGAAGCGGACGACCAGCGTGTCGTCCTGGGCGCTCGGCAGGTCGACCAGGAAGCGGGCGCCGCTCTGCGTCGGCACGCCGGCGAGGTTGCCGAGGATGTCCTTGAGCAGGAACGGCACGCCGCGGAACGGACCGCCGCCCGGCGCCGCCGCCACGCCGCGGCCGTAGTCGAAGAGCGGGCGGATGACCGCGTTGAGCGTCGGGTTGTGCTTCTCGATGCGGGCGATGGCCGCCTCGGCGAGCTCGATCGGCGTCACCTGCCTGGTCGCCACCAGCTCGGCGAGGCCGAGTCCGTCGTACTGGGCGTATTCCGCGAATGCCATGCCGATCTCCTACGTCGCCGGCGCGCGGGGTGGCAACACCCGGCGGGATCGCGCCACGCTGGTGAGACGCGCGGCGACGCGGTACGGACGGGATCGTGGGCATCGGGGGGAGACAGGCCGCGGCGCGCGGCGCGCTCGCCGTCGCCCTGCTGGCGCTGGCGAGCGGCTGCGGGGACGGCGGCGGCGGCGGCGCGCCGCAGGGGCGGATCGCGGTGTTGAGCGCCTTCCCGGGCGAGTTGGCGGCGGTGCTGGCGCGGATGACGATCGAGGATCACGTGACGATCGCCGAGCGCAACGTCCGGGTCGGAACGCTCGGCGGCACCCCGGTGGTGGCGGCGATGACCGGCATCGGGCTGGTCAACGCCGCCACCACCACCGCCGCGGTGCTGGCCGCGTTCGACATCCGCGGCGTGGTGGTCTCGGGCGTCGCCGGCAGCCCGCTCAACGTCGCCGACGTCGTCGCCGTCACCACCTGGGCGCTGCCCGACGGCAGCCGCTATCCGGTCGATCCCCGCTACCAGCGACTCGCCCGGCGCCTGGCGGCGCGCGACGCCGTCGCCTTCGCCCGCTGCACGCTGGTGCCCAAGCACTCGCCGGACCCGGTGTGCCTGGCGAGCCCGCCGGTGCTGGTCGTCGGCGGCGCGGGGATGAGCGACGATCCGTTCGGCGGCGCCTTCCGCTGCTCGCGCAACGCCGGCAGCCTGGCGGACGTCTACGGCTGCGACGCCGCGGATCCGGCGGCCGCCGCCGCGGCGGCGCCGCGCGGCGGCGCCGGCGATGCGCTCGAGATCCTGATCCAGGACATGGAGAGCGCCGCCGTGGCGCGCGTCGCCGCCGAGCACGGCCTGCCCTTCATCGCCTTCCGCGGCGTCTCCGACGGCGCCGGCGATCCGCTCGACCTGCCGGGCTTCCCGGAGCAGTTCTACGCCTACTACCCGCTGGCCGCGCACAACGCGGCGGCGGCGGCGGCGGCATTCGTCGCCGACCTGTAGCGGCGCGCGCCACCTGAAACGCCGCGGCGAGCGCCGCCGCCGCGGGCCCTCCGCCGCGACGCCGGCGGCGCGGCGACCAGAGGCCCGCGGCGACGGCTGGACCGAGCGCCCGCGCCCTGTATGCTGGCAGGCCTTGTCTGCCGATCCACATCACGCCGCGCCGCCGGCGCGCGCCGGGTGGCTGC
Coding sequences within it:
- a CDS encoding polysaccharide biosynthesis/export family protein; this translates as MTIIRWPRGAAPRPLRRAARVAVLVGLLGGCASAPPAAPLPPPEPAGPYVIEPGDTLTLRFARNPELNEDALVVRPDGMIAPQLVGEVAAAGLTPAALAAQLAQAYAGELAHPQVTVGVRTFTRHRVSVAGEVAQPGVQPLLHGLTLSQAIHHAGGFLKTANRAQVIVIRHHGDGTVSGHAVDLEAVESGQQPQDDVTLQALDQIYVPKTQIANINVLVEQYIRNNIPVNSLGIGITPF
- a CDS encoding transcriptional activator RfaH, translating into MAPVAIGIREAGRVMAAAWYVVETQRHRELVARAVLADRGITSYLPRVRQWPRPAVGSAVAPLFPGYLFVRVAFGEQGHQVLRSNGVKAFVAFGGEPVPVRDEVVAFLQTREGADGVIRCGEPSGGAAVRIVDGPFRGLTAVVTERLAAGDRVRVLMELLQRQTSVELPERWVRRL
- a CDS encoding amidase, with translation MAFAEYAQYDGLGLAELVATRQVTPIELAEAAIARIEKHNPTLNAVIRPLFDYGRGVAAAPGGGPFRGVPFLLKDILGNLAGVPTQSGARFLVDLPSAQDDTLVVRFRAAGLVPLGKTNVPEFGLLPTTESALYGPARNPWNPRHSTGGSSGGSAAAVAAGIVPLAHANDGGGSIRIPASCCGLVGLKPSRARNPLGPMLGDIMSGLIAEHVVSRSVRDTAALLDCTAGPEPGDPYMVAPPARPFAEEARTPPGRLRLAFATRAPGGVAIHPECVAAVEATARLCEELGHVVEEAAPPVDPGQFSQSFMALWTAGLAMQIEAVSMLAGRAIREADFEGLTWSLYQQGRQVTGSQYLLALAMLQITGRAVGQFHERYDAWLAPTLAAPPIALGTIDIDERDVLKAFAPIIDYVPFTPLQNATGQPAISLPLHWTADGLPVGVMFSARLGDEATLLRLAGQLEQARPWKDRRPAVWD
- a CDS encoding PAS domain-containing sensor histidine kinase, translated to MAATASLAAPRVAAPPAPDLLAAALQDLPDGIALIESADDRVVAVNRAVRQLLGYEPAWLVGRSLGLLRPPGSPSVAARAWRHGLVVEDCELRRIDGSRCPIQLRARPTTVDGRELVLVTLRDIRERRRAEEQHRSIFENAIEGIFQTTPDGQYLTANPALARIYGYASPAELMAHLTDIAEQLYVDAGRRREFRRLLEERDAVQSFESEVRRRDGAVVWISENARAVRDADGRLRHYEGTVVDITARKHAEAAEREEAAVAAALVRVGEALIASINSPAILERLCEVTLDALACDWSHTLLWLAARDAYVPVAAADREAGAAPAATPVSPAALAPLLERLARDEVVVLDAAACAALPAALRPGGRPCGAAIFFPIRRGDACDGVLMAGGRERRRPFTAADVRVARGIAHLAAIALAHARALEELARANRVKSEFVATMSHELRTPLNIILGYTELLRGGSFGDVTAEQREVLARVARSGDELLELITATLDLSRLESGRATLDLAPVDLPALLAAVAGEARELLRDKPAVALRCALAPDLPRLRTDAAKLKVVVKNLVSNAVKFTERGAVSLGAARRDDGIEVVVADTGIGIAPEALPIIFEAFRQADSSMTRRYGGVGLGLHVVRRLLSMLGGAVSVESAPGAGSTFRVWLPTAGPPA